A region from the Bactrocera dorsalis isolate Fly_Bdor chromosome 1, ASM2337382v1, whole genome shotgun sequence genome encodes:
- the LOC105223098 gene encoding uncharacterized protein LOC105223098 isoform X1, whose translation MKLLTVFVLLAAIVAALGDVPVNPDDSNVSTGDSTTIAGTAVPDDSILTASTNPTTIASTDTGTITSEPTTVPTGETTSVATSEGTTSTSSPATTTVEPTTTVTTDETTSVATSEETTTVTTDETASTSSPTTATTSSATSETSSTTPSTTTTVAPSETTPNTDETTDATTDETTNATTNGTAASTATTDPTTPGNTTTVAPSETTPNTDETTDATTDATTNSTAASTVTPDTTPVQNGSTEAPSANKLQCYACEGDDCDEKTVINCPDDSRAYDVEDISKSLSENAAEILLQNYRSVARLELADVKGYACYRVQITDNDDKALKLGCIAIPYGQSACEAVRNELNITTTADSDECLACQTDLCNGSAIAKLSVAVLLSVLLAKFLF comes from the exons CTCTTGGGGATGTTCCGGTGAATCCTGACGATAGTAATGTTTCTACTGGAGATTCAACCACTATTGCGGGAACTGCTGTTCCTGATGATTCAATACTTACTGCTTCTACTAATCCAACCACTATTGCTTCTACCGATACGGGTACCATTACTTCGGAACCAACTACTGTGCCTACTGGTGAAACAACCTCGGTTGCTACCAGTGAGGGAACCACATCAACATCTTCTCCTGCTACGACTACTGTGGAGCCTACCACTACTGTCACTACTGATGAAACAACCTCGGTTGCTACCAGTGAGGAAACAACCACTGTTACTACTGATGAAACCGCATCAACATCTTCTCCTACTACGGCTACAACCTCGTCGGCTACAAGCGAAACCTCCTCTACTACTCCTAGTACCACCACAACGGTTGCTCCGAGCGAAACCACGCCCAACACTGATGAAACAACGGATGCAACAACGGATGAAACAacgaatgcaacaacaaatggtaCGGCTGCCTCAACTGCAACTACAGATCCTACTACTCCTGGTAACACCACAACGGTTGCTCCGAGCGAAACCACGCCCAACACTGATGAAACAACGGATGCAACAACcgatgcaacaacaaatagtaCGGCTGCCTCAACTGTAACTCCAGATACCACCCCCGTACAGAATGGAAGTACAGAAGCGCCATCTG CTAATAAGCTGCAATGTTATGCATGTGAGGGCGACGATTGCGATGAAAAAACTGTGATCAACTGTCCAGATGATAGCAGAGCTTATGATGTCGAGGACATAAGCAAGAGTTTGTCGGAGAATGCAGCGGAAATTCTTCTTCAGAATTATCGCTCAGTTGCGCGATTGGAACTCGCCGATGTGAAGGGTTATGCTTGCTACAGGGTGCAGATTACTG ATAATGATGACAAAGCATTGAAACTTGGTTGTATTGCCATACCTTATGGCCAAAGCGCCTGTGAGGCTGTGCGGAACGAACTGAATATAACGACAACAGCTGATAGTGACGAGTGTTTGGCGTGTCAAACTGACTTATGCAACGGTAGTGCAATAGCAAAACTATCTGTGGCGGTACTTTTGTCCGTATTGCTGGCAAAGTTTCTATTTTAA
- the LOC105223098 gene encoding integumentary mucin A.1 isoform X2, which produces MKLLTVFVLLAAIVAALGDVPVNPDDSNVSTGDSTTIAGTAVPDDSILTASTNPTTIASTDTGTITSEPTTVPTGETTSVATSEGTTSTSSPATTTVEPTTTVTTDETTSVATSEETTTVTTDETASTSSPTTATTSSATSETSSTTPSTTTTVAPSETTPNTDETTDATTNSTAASTVTPDTTPVQNGSTEAPSANKLQCYACEGDDCDEKTVINCPDDSRAYDVEDISKSLSENAAEILLQNYRSVARLELADVKGYACYRVQITDNDDKALKLGCIAIPYGQSACEAVRNELNITTTADSDECLACQTDLCNGSAIAKLSVAVLLSVLLAKFLF; this is translated from the exons CTCTTGGGGATGTTCCGGTGAATCCTGACGATAGTAATGTTTCTACTGGAGATTCAACCACTATTGCGGGAACTGCTGTTCCTGATGATTCAATACTTACTGCTTCTACTAATCCAACCACTATTGCTTCTACCGATACGGGTACCATTACTTCGGAACCAACTACTGTGCCTACTGGTGAAACAACCTCGGTTGCTACCAGTGAGGGAACCACATCAACATCTTCTCCTGCTACGACTACTGTGGAGCCTACCACTACTGTCACTACTGATGAAACAACCTCGGTTGCTACCAGTGAGGAAACAACCACTGTTACTACTGATGAAACCGCATCAACATCTTCTCCTACTACGGCTACAACCTCGTCGGCTACAAGCGAAACCTCCTCTACTACTCCTAGTACCACCACAACGGTTGCTCCGAGCGAAACCACGCCCAACACTGATGAAACAACG gatgcaacaacaaatagtaCGGCTGCCTCAACTGTAACTCCAGATACCACCCCCGTACAGAATGGAAGTACAGAAGCGCCATCTG CTAATAAGCTGCAATGTTATGCATGTGAGGGCGACGATTGCGATGAAAAAACTGTGATCAACTGTCCAGATGATAGCAGAGCTTATGATGTCGAGGACATAAGCAAGAGTTTGTCGGAGAATGCAGCGGAAATTCTTCTTCAGAATTATCGCTCAGTTGCGCGATTGGAACTCGCCGATGTGAAGGGTTATGCTTGCTACAGGGTGCAGATTACTG ATAATGATGACAAAGCATTGAAACTTGGTTGTATTGCCATACCTTATGGCCAAAGCGCCTGTGAGGCTGTGCGGAACGAACTGAATATAACGACAACAGCTGATAGTGACGAGTGTTTGGCGTGTCAAACTGACTTATGCAACGGTAGTGCAATAGCAAAACTATCTGTGGCGGTACTTTTGTCCGTATTGCTGGCAAAGTTTCTATTTTAA